One Mycobacteroides abscessus ATCC 19977 genomic window carries:
- a CDS encoding NAD(P)H-dependent flavin oxidoreductase, giving the protein MSTVLAGLRLPVVGAPMAGGITVPALARGVSAAGGFGLLPAGYRTITQLEQDREAMGELPFGFNVFVPTPDQGADLREYLDKLKVWADKLEVAPGDPVWHDDAYADKIEYLVANPVPVVSFTFGVPTAPDAHRLREAGSEVWITVTSAAEAKIAEGIGADALVVQGPEAGGHRSSFDAGAPDEPLLDLIASVRSVTALPVVAAGGIMDGADIARVLAAGAAAAQLGTALVVTDESGAKQVYKDALLQPADTVVTRVFSGRPARSISNAFQRDMEAVAPVSFPALNSATKELRASGDPDVMSLWAGTEHHRARALPVAELMATLATELSAAQG; this is encoded by the coding sequence ATGAGTACCGTGCTTGCCGGGCTTCGTCTTCCAGTGGTTGGTGCCCCGATGGCAGGCGGCATCACCGTCCCCGCATTGGCGCGTGGGGTGAGCGCGGCGGGGGGATTCGGCCTGCTGCCCGCCGGATACCGCACCATCACACAGCTGGAGCAGGATCGCGAGGCCATGGGGGAGTTGCCCTTCGGCTTCAATGTATTCGTGCCCACCCCGGATCAGGGCGCCGATCTGAGGGAGTACCTGGACAAGCTGAAGGTCTGGGCCGACAAGCTTGAGGTCGCTCCCGGCGATCCCGTCTGGCACGACGACGCGTACGCCGACAAGATCGAGTATCTGGTGGCCAATCCGGTACCGGTGGTGTCCTTTACCTTTGGCGTGCCCACCGCGCCGGACGCGCACCGGCTGCGCGAGGCCGGATCGGAGGTCTGGATCACCGTCACCAGTGCAGCGGAGGCCAAGATCGCCGAGGGCATCGGTGCCGATGCGCTGGTTGTGCAGGGCCCGGAGGCGGGTGGGCATCGCAGCAGTTTCGACGCGGGTGCCCCGGACGAGCCGTTATTGGATCTGATCGCGAGCGTTCGGTCGGTGACCGCGCTGCCGGTCGTCGCCGCCGGCGGAATCATGGACGGCGCCGATATCGCCCGGGTGCTCGCCGCGGGTGCCGCGGCCGCCCAGTTGGGCACCGCGCTGGTGGTGACCGACGAGTCGGGGGCCAAACAGGTCTATAAGGATGCCCTGCTGCAGCCGGCCGATACCGTAGTCACCCGGGTCTTCTCCGGCCGGCCCGCACGCAGTATCTCCAACGCGTTTCAGCGCGACATGGAAGCGGTTGCCCCGGTGAGCTTCCCGGCCCTGAACTCCGCCACCAAGGAACTACGGGCCAGCGGTGATCCGGATGTCATGTCGTTGTGGGCCGGTACCGAACACCACCGCGCCCGCGCGCTTCCGGTGGCCGAACTGATGGCCACGCTGGCCACTGAACTGAGCGCGGCTCAAGGATAG
- the lepA gene encoding translation elongation factor 4, translating into MPSFADTTFTDPALIRNFCIIAHIDHGKSTLADRMLQLTGVVDERSMRAQYLDRMDIERERGITIKAQNVRLPWQLNGQDHVLHLIDTPGHVDFTYEVSRALEACEGAVLLVDAAQGIEAQTLANLYLALDKDLTIIPVLNKIDLPAADPERYAEEIAHIIGCEPSDVLRVSGKTGEGVAALLDEVVRLIPAPQGDPDAPARAMIFDSVYDIYRGVVTYVRVVDGKITPREKIAMMSTGATHELLEVGIVSPEPKPSAGLGVGEVGYLITGVKDVRQSKVGDTVTAARNGAKEPLTGYREPKPMVYSGLYPVDGSDYPNLREALDKLQLNDAALTYEPETSVALGFGFRCGFLGLLHMEITRERLEREFNLDLISTAPNVVYRVITEGMTADDPGMMVTNPSIWPEGKIRSVFEPVVKTTVIAPSEFIGSIMELCQSRRGELGGMDYLSPERVELRYTMPLGEIIFDFFDSLKSRTRGYASLDYEEAGEQEADLVKVDILLQGEAVDAFSAIVHKDGASAYGNKMTVKLKELIPRQQFEVPVQAAVGSRIIARENIRAIRKDVLSKCYGGDITRKRKLLEKQKEGKKRMKTIGRVEVPQEAFVAALSTESTADKPKK; encoded by the coding sequence GTGCCAAGTTTTGCCGACACGACGTTCACGGATCCGGCGCTGATTCGTAACTTCTGCATCATCGCCCACATCGACCACGGGAAGTCGACCCTGGCCGACCGGATGCTGCAGCTGACCGGTGTGGTCGACGAGCGTTCCATGCGCGCGCAGTACCTGGATCGCATGGATATCGAGCGTGAGCGCGGCATCACCATCAAGGCACAGAACGTGCGGCTGCCGTGGCAGCTCAATGGCCAGGACCATGTGCTACACCTGATCGACACCCCCGGGCACGTCGACTTCACCTACGAGGTGTCGCGCGCCCTGGAGGCGTGCGAGGGGGCAGTGCTGCTGGTCGACGCCGCGCAGGGCATCGAAGCGCAGACGCTGGCCAACCTGTACCTGGCGCTGGACAAGGACCTGACGATCATCCCGGTCCTGAACAAGATCGACCTGCCCGCGGCCGATCCGGAGCGTTACGCCGAGGAGATCGCGCACATCATCGGCTGCGAGCCCTCCGATGTGCTGCGGGTGTCCGGTAAGACCGGGGAGGGCGTCGCGGCGCTGCTCGACGAGGTGGTGCGGCTCATCCCAGCGCCGCAAGGTGATCCGGATGCGCCGGCGCGGGCGATGATCTTCGACTCGGTCTACGACATCTACCGCGGTGTGGTCACCTACGTGCGCGTCGTGGACGGCAAGATCACTCCGCGCGAGAAGATCGCGATGATGTCGACGGGCGCCACCCACGAACTGCTGGAAGTGGGCATCGTCTCGCCGGAGCCCAAACCCTCCGCGGGACTCGGGGTCGGCGAGGTGGGCTACCTGATCACCGGCGTGAAGGATGTGCGCCAGTCGAAGGTCGGTGACACCGTCACCGCCGCGCGCAACGGCGCCAAGGAGCCGCTGACCGGCTACCGCGAACCCAAGCCGATGGTCTATTCCGGGCTGTACCCGGTGGACGGATCCGACTACCCGAACCTGCGCGAGGCGCTGGACAAACTCCAGCTCAACGACGCCGCGCTCACCTACGAGCCGGAGACCTCGGTGGCGCTGGGCTTCGGATTCCGTTGTGGCTTCCTGGGATTGCTGCACATGGAGATCACCCGTGAGCGCCTCGAACGCGAGTTCAACCTCGACCTCATCTCGACGGCTCCCAACGTGGTGTACCGGGTGATTACCGAAGGAATGACGGCCGATGATCCAGGGATGATGGTGACCAATCCGTCCATCTGGCCCGAGGGCAAGATCCGGTCGGTGTTCGAGCCGGTGGTCAAGACGACGGTGATCGCGCCGAGTGAATTCATCGGTTCGATCATGGAGCTGTGCCAATCGCGGCGCGGCGAGCTCGGCGGCATGGACTACCTGTCACCCGAACGCGTCGAGCTGCGCTACACGATGCCGTTGGGCGAGATCATCTTCGACTTCTTCGACTCGTTGAAGTCGCGTACGCGCGGCTACGCCAGCCTGGATTACGAGGAGGCCGGCGAGCAGGAGGCCGATCTGGTCAAGGTCGACATCCTGCTGCAGGGCGAGGCGGTCGACGCGTTCAGCGCCATCGTCCACAAGGACGGGGCCTCGGCCTATGGCAACAAGATGACCGTCAAGCTCAAGGAACTCATCCCGCGCCAGCAGTTCGAGGTGCCGGTGCAGGCCGCTGTCGGATCGAGAATCATTGCGCGCGAGAATATTCGGGCCATCCGTAAGGATGTGCTCTCCAAGTGCTACGGCGGTGATATCACCCGTAAGCGCAAGCTGCTCGAGAAGCAGAAGGAGGGCAAGAAGCGCATGAAGACCATCGGTCGCGTCGAGGTGCCGCAGGAGGCGTTTGTGGCGGCACTGTCCACCGAGTCGACGGCGGACAAACCGAAGAAGTAG
- a CDS encoding FAD-dependent oxidoreductase gives MIKPELPQGTTCAIAGGGPAGMMLALLLARAGIDVTVLEKHPDFLRDFRGDTVHASTLNLIDELGLGPRFAAMPHNLVEQVTVDLGEQTFRLGDLNRLPGPHKHIAMAPQWDFLEMLATAAETEPTFRLRRSTEVTGLLRSGDRITGIEYRTASGETGALKADLTVACDGRGSALRAAAGMRPRQFGVPIDIWWFRLPKHPDDPQGPRARVGANRFMVLLDRGDYFQCGYLIGKGTDSQMRSGDVQVLRDRVAEMAPWLAARTNAIASWDDVKLLDIQLNRLRKWYRDGLLFIGDAAHAMSPVGGVGINLAIADAVATARILAEPLRTGTLTTADLRKVQLRRWVPTALIQRIQRAVHRRVFSAVDSSTTAASNAKIASVLSIATKYPWLQAVPAYGVAIGPLPEHAPDFARRSPID, from the coding sequence ATGATCAAACCTGAACTGCCACAGGGCACCACATGTGCCATCGCCGGTGGCGGGCCCGCCGGAATGATGCTGGCGTTGCTGTTGGCGCGTGCCGGTATCGACGTCACCGTGCTAGAGAAGCACCCCGACTTCCTGCGAGACTTCCGCGGTGACACGGTGCACGCCAGCACGCTGAACCTGATCGACGAGTTGGGGCTGGGTCCCAGGTTCGCGGCCATGCCGCACAATCTGGTGGAGCAGGTCACGGTGGACCTGGGCGAACAGACATTCCGGTTGGGCGATCTGAACCGGCTGCCCGGACCGCACAAACACATCGCGATGGCGCCGCAATGGGACTTCCTGGAAATGCTGGCCACTGCCGCGGAAACCGAGCCCACTTTCCGTCTGCGGCGCAGCACAGAGGTCACCGGCCTACTGCGCTCGGGCGACCGCATCACCGGAATCGAATACCGCACCGCCTCAGGCGAAACCGGCGCGCTCAAGGCCGATCTCACCGTCGCCTGCGACGGCCGCGGCTCGGCGCTGCGCGCCGCGGCCGGGATGCGTCCACGGCAGTTCGGCGTGCCGATCGACATTTGGTGGTTCCGCCTCCCCAAGCATCCCGATGATCCGCAGGGACCGCGCGCGCGGGTCGGTGCCAACCGGTTCATGGTGCTACTGGACCGCGGAGACTACTTCCAATGCGGGTACCTCATCGGCAAGGGCACCGACTCGCAGATGCGCAGCGGCGATGTACAGGTGCTGCGCGACCGGGTCGCCGAAATGGCGCCATGGCTGGCCGCCCGCACGAACGCCATCGCCAGTTGGGACGACGTGAAACTGCTTGATATACAACTTAATAGGCTACGCAAGTGGTACCGCGACGGCTTGCTGTTCATCGGCGATGCCGCGCACGCGATGTCCCCGGTGGGCGGAGTCGGCATCAATTTAGCGATCGCCGACGCGGTCGCCACCGCGCGCATCCTGGCCGAGCCGCTACGCACAGGCACATTGACAACAGCCGACCTCCGCAAGGTTCAGCTGCGCCGGTGGGTACCGACCGCCCTCATCCAGCGCATACAGCGGGCCGTGCACCGGCGGGTGTTCTCCGCGGTGGACTCGTCCACCACGGCCGCCTCGAACGCCAAGATCGCGTCGGTCTTGTCCATCGCCACCAAATATCCATGGCTACAAGCTGTTCCCGCCTACGGCGTGGCGATCGGGCCACTGCCCGAGCACGCACCCGATTTCGCCCGCCGCTCCCCTATTGACTGA
- a CDS encoding glycoside hydrolase family 15 protein: MVSSLDPELSLEGLLSSQSPVQRRGPFPPIADYAFLSDWENTCLIASNGSVEWMCVPRPDSPSIFGAVLDRGAGHFRIAPYGHNVPAARRYLPGSLMVETTWQTKTGWLTVRDALVLGPWHDVDSRSKTHKRTPTDWDAEHILLRTVRCVSGTVEVLMNCEPAFDYHREGAVWEYSGDGYGEAICRAAKNPDANPTLKLTTNLRLGLEGREARARTRLTEGDNVFVALSWSKHPVPQTYAEAADKMWKTAEAWRQWINIGEFPDHPWRSYLQSSALVLKGLAYSPTGALLAASTTSLPETPGGVRNWDYRYSWVRDSTFALWGLYTLGLDREADDFFSFIADASGANNGEKHPLQVMYGVGGERTLTEGELPHMSGYDGARPVRIGNGAFDQIQHDIWGTMLDSVYVHAKSREQIPATLWPILKNQAEEAARHWREPDRGIWEVRGEPQHFTSSKIMCWVAMDRGAKLAEMHGEKSYAQQWRAVADEIKEDILEHGVDERGVLVQRYGSTALDASLLLAVLNRFLPSDDPRIRATVLAIADELTHDGLVLRYRVEETDDGLSGEEGTFTICSFWLVSALVEIGEVRRARHLCERLLSFASPLQLYAEEIDPATGRHLGNFPQAFTHLALINAVVHVIRAEEEADVSGTFQPANAPT; this comes from the coding sequence ATGGTGTCATCCCTTGATCCCGAACTGTCGTTGGAAGGGCTACTTTCCAGTCAGTCTCCTGTTCAGCGGCGCGGGCCCTTCCCGCCGATTGCCGACTACGCGTTTCTCTCGGATTGGGAGAACACCTGCCTGATCGCCTCCAACGGGTCGGTGGAATGGATGTGCGTACCGCGGCCGGATTCTCCGAGCATCTTCGGGGCTGTCCTCGACCGCGGGGCGGGCCATTTCCGGATCGCGCCCTACGGGCATAATGTGCCGGCCGCGCGCCGCTACTTGCCGGGCAGCCTGATGGTGGAAACCACGTGGCAGACCAAGACCGGGTGGCTCACCGTCCGTGACGCGCTGGTGCTGGGGCCCTGGCACGATGTCGATTCCCGTTCAAAAACGCATAAGCGCACCCCGACCGACTGGGATGCCGAGCACATCCTGCTGCGCACGGTGCGCTGTGTCAGCGGGACAGTCGAGGTGCTCATGAACTGCGAGCCTGCCTTCGACTATCACCGTGAGGGGGCCGTCTGGGAGTACTCCGGCGATGGATACGGCGAGGCGATATGTCGGGCTGCCAAGAACCCCGACGCCAATCCGACGCTGAAGCTCACCACGAATCTGCGGCTGGGACTGGAAGGCCGGGAAGCGCGCGCCCGCACCCGGCTCACCGAGGGCGATAACGTGTTCGTCGCGCTGAGCTGGTCCAAACACCCTGTGCCGCAGACATATGCGGAGGCGGCCGACAAGATGTGGAAGACCGCCGAGGCCTGGCGGCAATGGATCAACATCGGCGAATTCCCCGACCATCCGTGGCGCTCGTACCTACAGAGCAGCGCTTTGGTGCTCAAGGGACTGGCCTATTCACCCACCGGAGCGCTGCTGGCGGCCTCGACCACTTCGCTGCCGGAAACTCCTGGGGGAGTGCGTAACTGGGATTACCGCTACTCCTGGGTGCGGGACTCGACCTTCGCACTGTGGGGCCTGTACACCCTCGGCCTGGATCGTGAGGCGGACGATTTCTTCTCGTTCATCGCCGACGCGTCCGGTGCGAACAACGGCGAGAAACATCCCTTGCAGGTCATGTATGGCGTGGGCGGCGAACGCACGCTCACCGAGGGTGAGCTGCCGCATATGTCCGGGTACGACGGCGCCCGGCCGGTCCGGATAGGCAATGGCGCATTCGACCAGATTCAGCACGATATCTGGGGAACCATGCTCGATTCGGTGTACGTGCACGCCAAGTCGCGCGAGCAGATTCCCGCGACGTTGTGGCCGATTCTGAAGAACCAGGCCGAAGAGGCGGCACGGCACTGGCGTGAACCCGACCGTGGCATCTGGGAGGTGCGTGGCGAGCCGCAACATTTCACCTCATCCAAGATCATGTGTTGGGTCGCGATGGACCGAGGTGCCAAACTCGCCGAGATGCACGGTGAGAAGAGCTATGCCCAGCAGTGGCGTGCCGTCGCCGATGAGATCAAGGAAGACATCCTTGAGCACGGCGTCGATGAACGGGGTGTGTTGGTACAGCGTTATGGCTCAACAGCTTTGGATGCCTCGCTGCTGCTCGCGGTGCTGAACCGTTTTCTGCCGTCCGACGATCCGCGGATCCGGGCGACGGTGCTGGCGATCGCCGATGAGCTGACCCATGACGGCCTGGTGCTGCGCTATCGGGTGGAGGAAACCGATGACGGGCTCTCGGGTGAGGAGGGCACCTTCACCATTTGCTCGTTCTGGTTGGTCTCGGCCCTGGTCGAGATCGGGGAGGTGCGCCGCGCGCGGCACCTTTGTGAGCGACTGCTTTCCTTCGCAAGTCCACTACAGCTCTACGCCGAGGAGATCGACCCGGCCACCGGGCGTCACCTGGGCAACTTCCCGCAAGCGTTCACCCATCTGGCGTTGATCAATGCAGTCGTCCACGTCATCCGGGCCGAAGAGGAGGCAGACGTGAGCGGAACATTCCAACCCGCCAACGCGCCGACATGA